The Chitinophagaceae bacterium genome includes a window with the following:
- a CDS encoding gamma carbonic anhydrase family protein, whose amino-acid sequence MTLIKTVRGKTPKWGENCFFADNATIVGDVEMGDDCSVWFNTVVRGDVHYIKIGNKVNIQDGAIIHCTYQKAPVHIGNNVSIGHAAIVHGCTLEDNVLIGMRAVVMDHAVIQKNSLVAAGSVVLENTIVESGTIYAGVPAKKVKEISQEQFNEIIKRISDNYVMYSGWFKE is encoded by the coding sequence ATGACATTGATTAAAACAGTTAGAGGAAAAACTCCCAAATGGGGAGAAAATTGTTTTTTTGCAGACAATGCAACTATAGTTGGCGATGTTGAAATGGGCGATGATTGTAGTGTTTGGTTTAATACTGTAGTCAGAGGAGATGTTCATTATATAAAAATCGGCAATAAGGTAAATATCCAAGATGGGGCAATTATACATTGCACCTACCAAAAAGCACCCGTGCATATTGGGAATAATGTAAGTATCGGACATGCAGCAATTGTTCACGGCTGTACATTAGAAGACAATGTGCTTATAGGAATGCGAGCCGTTGTTATGGACCATGCCGTGATTCAAAAAAATAGCCTGGTTGCCGCCGGATCGGTTGTTCTTGAAAATACAATAGTTGAATCAGGCACTATATATGCCGGAGTACCTGCAAAAAAAGTTAAAGAAATCAGCCAGGAACAATTCAATGAAATTATAAAAAGAATTTCAGACAATTATGTCATGTATTCCGGCTGGTTCAAAGAATAA
- a CDS encoding peptidase M48: MIKINRSLSLSFILMLSLSMFSCKKGGINIFTLEDDKQLGLQVSEQIASNPSEFPILSESAYPEAYAHINRIMNAVLNSGEVNYRDEFDWQVKIIHDDNTLNAFAAPGGYMYFYTGLIKFLDTEDQFAGVMAHEIAHADRRHSTQQLTRQYGVSTLLGVVLGEDPGLLAEIAAGLVFLRFSRNHERDADKHSVIYLCPTDYNSAGAAGFFQKIESSNSTSPPEFLSTHPNPGNRVTDINEKKVELNCTGEETFQQSYQDFKNSLP, encoded by the coding sequence ATGATAAAAATAAATCGCAGTTTAAGCCTTAGCTTTATTTTAATGCTTTCTCTAAGCATGTTCTCCTGCAAAAAGGGAGGGATAAATATCTTTACTTTGGAAGATGATAAACAGTTGGGACTACAGGTATCTGAGCAAATTGCATCAAACCCTTCTGAATTTCCGATTTTAAGCGAGAGTGCATATCCCGAAGCCTATGCTCATATTAATAGAATAATGAACGCGGTATTGAACTCAGGTGAAGTAAATTACAGAGATGAATTTGACTGGCAAGTGAAAATTATTCATGACGATAATACCCTGAATGCTTTTGCAGCGCCGGGTGGATATATGTATTTTTATACCGGTTTAATTAAGTTTTTAGACACGGAAGATCAGTTTGCCGGAGTAATGGCTCATGAAATTGCACATGCTGACAGAAGGCACAGCACACAGCAACTAACGAGACAATACGGAGTTTCTACACTTTTAGGAGTAGTGTTAGGTGAAGACCCCGGTCTATTAGCAGAAATTGCGGCCGGATTGGTTTTTTTAAGGTTTAGCAGAAATCACGAAAGAGATGCCGATAAACATTCGGTCATATATTTATGTCCAACGGACTATAATTCAGCAGGAGCTGCCGGATTTTTTCAAAAAATTGAATCTTCAAATTCAACCAGTCCGCCTGAATTCCTAAGCACACACCCGAATCCCGGAAACAGAGTTACAGATATTAATGAGAAAAAAGTGGAGCTTAATTGTACCGGAGAGGAAACCTTTCAGCAATCATATCAAGACTTTAAAAACAGTTTACCTTAA